The Metabacillus sediminilitoris genome window below encodes:
- a CDS encoding APC family permease: MENGVRLKRSLKLWQVIMMGLAYMTPMVVFDTFGIVSDITGGHVPAAYFIALTAMLFTAASYGKLVKAFPIAGSAYTYTQKTINSHLGFMVGWSALLDYLFLPMVNALLTKIYLSTLFPGVPSWIWVVFFVGLVTFLNLKSVNILANFNTVLVMIQIAIMIIFVVLVIQGLHQGEGTGKVLTLQPFIEEGMQIPALITGATILCFSFLGFDAVSTLTEETANPTKTIPHAIFLTALFGGVIFITTSYFIQAFFPDMSRFEQPDAALPEIALYVGGKFFQSIFLVTTFVNTLASALASHASVSRLLYVMGRDNVFPEKWFGFIHPRWKTPSFNVLLVGTISLSAIFFDLVTATALINFGALIAFTFVNLSVISHFVVREKKHKTVKGFINYVIMPLIGAGAVAVLWFNLELSSFTIGLVWAFFGLCYLLYITKMLKSRPPQFEYEEKVEM, translated from the coding sequence GTGGAAAATGGTGTGAGGTTAAAGCGTTCTTTAAAATTATGGCAAGTTATTATGATGGGATTGGCATATATGACCCCAATGGTCGTATTTGATACATTCGGAATTGTGTCAGATATTACTGGTGGACATGTCCCTGCTGCCTATTTCATAGCTTTGACGGCAATGTTATTTACTGCAGCAAGCTATGGGAAATTAGTCAAGGCATTTCCTATAGCTGGTTCTGCATATACGTATACTCAAAAGACGATAAATTCCCATCTCGGATTTATGGTTGGGTGGTCTGCGTTATTGGACTATCTTTTTTTGCCAATGGTTAATGCTTTACTAACAAAGATTTATCTTTCTACATTGTTTCCTGGTGTTCCGTCGTGGATATGGGTAGTTTTCTTTGTTGGACTTGTTACTTTTTTAAATTTGAAAAGTGTCAACATTTTAGCCAATTTCAATACGGTTTTGGTTATGATTCAAATAGCAATCATGATCATATTTGTTGTATTGGTCATTCAGGGACTTCACCAGGGCGAAGGTACTGGAAAAGTATTAACACTTCAGCCATTTATTGAAGAAGGTATGCAAATTCCGGCATTAATTACTGGTGCGACAATTCTTTGTTTTTCATTTTTAGGTTTTGATGCCGTCTCAACTCTTACAGAAGAGACAGCGAATCCGACAAAAACAATCCCTCACGCTATTTTCCTGACGGCGCTGTTTGGAGGAGTTATATTCATTACCACGTCATATTTTATTCAAGCATTTTTTCCTGATATGTCTAGATTTGAACAACCTGACGCAGCTCTTCCTGAGATTGCACTTTATGTTGGTGGAAAATTCTTTCAGTCTATTTTTTTAGTGACAACATTTGTTAATACTTTAGCTTCTGCATTAGCTTCGCATGCAAGTGTGTCCAGATTGTTATATGTAATGGGGCGTGATAATGTCTTTCCAGAAAAATGGTTTGGATTTATCCATCCACGCTGGAAAACTCCATCGTTTAATGTTTTATTGGTTGGTACAATTTCATTGTCAGCAATTTTCTTTGATTTAGTGACAGCAACGGCGCTAATAAATTTTGGGGCGTTAATTGCGTTTACATTCGTTAATCTAAGTGTGATCAGTCATTTTGTTGTTCGTGAGAAAAAACATAAGACGGTTAAAGGGTTTATCAACTATGTGATAATGCCGTTAATTGGAGCAGGTGCGGTGGCTGTTCTATGGTTCAACCTGGAATTAAGCTCATTTACAATTGGTTTAGTTTGGGCATTCTTTGGACTTTGCTATCTTTTGTACATTACAAAAATGTTAAAATCCAGACCGCCTCAATTTGAATATGAGGAAAAAGTGGAAATGTAG
- a CDS encoding aldehyde dehydrogenase family protein, with product MLNLKMYINGEWREAINKEKRNVLNPATGEIIAQAAEGTIEDVREAIQTAKEVFNSGIWSDMPAAERASYLFKIADKIEENVGELIRLETMDNGKPLREAAYDIADAAACFRYYAGLITKPDGITYHVSDPIQALVVREPVGVCGLIVPWNYPLLLSVWKIAPALAAGNTIVYKPSEVTPLTPTKLFQIFEEVELPKGVANMVMGAGPVVGNEIAESEDVDLISFTGGTKTGKQIMRAAAGNLKKLSLELGGKSPNIIFANADFETAVDYALFGIYAGSGQVCAAGSRILVEESIYEKFVNRFVERSKKINVGPGNDPNTEMGPLVSEEHMDKVLRYIEIGKEEGARIVCGGNRIKGNGLENGFFVEPTVFVDVKPSMRIVQEEIFGPVVVIEKFKDENEAISLANATDYGLAGAVFTNDGAKALRVTKKIRAGITWINTYHNTYNEAPWGGYKQSGIGRALGTYGLDVFQEIKQININLQVEPIGWFSKLITKQKEER from the coding sequence ATGCTTAATTTGAAAATGTATATCAACGGTGAATGGAGAGAAGCGATCAACAAAGAAAAACGCAATGTGCTTAATCCGGCTACAGGTGAAATAATCGCTCAAGCTGCTGAGGGAACAATTGAAGATGTAAGAGAAGCCATCCAAACAGCAAAAGAAGTGTTTAATAGTGGAATTTGGTCAGATATGCCTGCTGCAGAAAGGGCATCATATTTATTTAAAATTGCAGATAAAATCGAGGAGAATGTCGGGGAGCTTATTCGCCTTGAAACGATGGATAATGGAAAACCGTTACGAGAAGCAGCTTACGACATTGCGGATGCAGCAGCTTGTTTCCGCTACTATGCAGGACTAATTACCAAACCTGATGGAATAACTTATCATGTATCAGATCCGATTCAAGCTCTAGTTGTTCGGGAGCCAGTTGGGGTATGTGGGTTAATTGTTCCATGGAACTATCCGCTATTATTAAGTGTTTGGAAAATTGCTCCAGCATTGGCGGCAGGAAATACAATTGTTTATAAACCTTCTGAAGTAACACCACTTACCCCAACAAAGCTTTTTCAAATATTTGAGGAAGTGGAATTGCCTAAGGGCGTTGCCAACATGGTAATGGGAGCGGGGCCTGTTGTTGGGAATGAAATTGCTGAAAGTGAAGATGTCGATCTTATTTCGTTTACAGGAGGTACAAAAACTGGGAAACAAATTATGAGAGCTGCAGCAGGGAATTTGAAGAAGCTCTCTTTAGAACTTGGCGGAAAATCGCCAAACATTATTTTTGCAAATGCTGATTTTGAGACAGCTGTTGATTACGCTTTGTTTGGCATTTATGCAGGATCAGGCCAAGTATGTGCTGCCGGATCGAGGATTTTAGTAGAAGAAAGCATTTATGAGAAGTTTGTAAATCGATTTGTTGAACGTTCAAAGAAAATCAATGTGGGGCCCGGGAATGATCCAAACACTGAAATGGGTCCACTCGTAAGTGAAGAGCATATGGATAAGGTTTTAAGGTATATCGAGATCGGAAAAGAAGAAGGAGCACGTATCGTTTGTGGTGGAAACCGTATAAAAGGAAATGGGTTAGAAAATGGATTTTTTGTAGAACCTACAGTGTTCGTTGACGTTAAACCAAGTATGAGAATCGTTCAAGAAGAAATTTTTGGTCCTGTTGTTGTCATTGAAAAATTCAAGGACGAAAACGAAGCCATATCCTTAGCAAATGCTACTGATTACGGCCTAGCCGGAGCAGTATTTACGAATGACGGAGCAAAAGCATTAAGAGTGACTAAAAAAATCCGCGCAGGCATTACGTGGATCAACACTTATCACAATACTTATAATGAAGCGCCATGGGGCGGCTATAAACAAAGCGGAATCGGCCGAGCTCTTGGAACTTACGGCTTGGACGTTTTCCAAGAGATTAAACAAATAAATATTAACTTACAAGTAGAACCAATTGGTTGGTTTTCAAAACTCATTACAAAACAAAAAGAGGAGAGATAA
- a CDS encoding CBO0543 family protein, producing the protein MEKRLLNLLTALCIASFPFLFKGTKMRENLVVFFSKGVIATLIDAYVVGTKKIEYPVRPFPKIFKTNIIYDMLFFPILSVIWVKLSYNDNLSKILLKSLIFSVPMSIGQWYFEKNSGLFKWKKWTPFHTFGCVNFTLFIIRGLVGLLKKLDKIKGNQHITN; encoded by the coding sequence ATGGAGAAAAGGCTGCTAAATCTGCTTACTGCTTTGTGTATTGCTTCATTTCCGTTTTTATTCAAAGGCACAAAAATGAGAGAGAATCTTGTTGTTTTTTTCTCAAAGGGAGTTATCGCAACGCTTATTGATGCTTATGTTGTCGGAACTAAAAAAATTGAATATCCGGTTCGTCCTTTTCCAAAAATTTTCAAAACTAACATCATTTATGACATGTTGTTTTTCCCGATTTTAAGTGTGATCTGGGTTAAACTTTCATATAATGATAATTTAAGTAAGATCTTATTGAAAAGTTTGATATTCAGTGTTCCCATGAGTATCGGTCAATGGTATTTTGAAAAGAATTCTGGATTATTCAAATGGAAAAAATGGACACCTTTCCATACTTTTGGATGTGTAAACTTTACTTTGTTTATAATTAGAGGTTTAGTTGGTTTATTAAAAAAATTAGATAAAATTAAGGGTAATCAACATATAACCAATTAA
- a CDS encoding sigma 54-interacting transcriptional regulator: protein MFTLAKDKIRPIISLSIDNPEEDWHLKIRNHNEPFLFLVRKKQLVAYIRLKDILSNDSCMNVTIDTLLDNSVPIENICKLSEHISLPVLFQIIGESIALVKNEKGDLTGYIRREDVLAELFKQDNRTSFDLLKIILTSIPMGIFVVDREKQIVNCNESGLKMIKMTSHDVIQKPAENIFNGDHIHNVFLSRETILNQLQITEKMGVLVDYSPIIDINDEVEGIIIIVQDLPMVEEMAMEIEHIKNLNKDLNAILSTIYDEILVVNRNGELIRYSDSFISEFWGVQLKDLIGKSLLDLEDKGLFSPSVTRLVLEQKKKVSIVQETKGGKKILAVGNPVFDEDGKIERIIIASRDITETTKLKTELREIKKISDQYKQELDTFKNKDQFFKKMIYCSPKMEQIMEQVQKISNFSSTVLINGESGVGKEVIAQAIHQLGNRSNQPFLKLNCGAIPENLLESELFGYIKGSFTGADKNGKEGYFQKADQGILFLDEIGEMPLSLQVKLLRVLQEQEVIPIGSTTPIKINVQIVAATNKKLEKMVEQGTFREDLFYRLNVIPIYVPPLRERPEDIPLLAFHFLQQLNERYKKNYHLSPDALNLLEVYPWPGNIRELQNMIERLAVSADHQTIDAHFVNQFLAVGTDLKKEKLVIKKILPLQEALDSVEEQLILLAMKQYKTTTKAAKALGVSQSSVSRKYQKILSEKNNTIDGVFLK, encoded by the coding sequence ATGTTTACACTAGCAAAAGATAAAATTAGACCAATTATTTCATTATCAATAGACAATCCTGAAGAAGATTGGCACCTGAAAATTAGAAATCATAATGAGCCTTTTTTATTTTTAGTCAGAAAAAAACAATTAGTTGCTTATATTCGATTAAAAGATATTTTATCCAATGATAGCTGCATGAACGTAACGATTGATACCTTGTTAGACAATTCAGTCCCGATAGAGAACATATGTAAATTAAGTGAACATATTTCATTACCGGTACTTTTTCAAATAATAGGTGAATCCATTGCTCTTGTTAAAAATGAAAAAGGTGATTTAACTGGTTATATTAGAAGAGAAGATGTGTTAGCTGAATTATTTAAACAAGATAATAGGACCAGCTTTGACTTATTAAAGATTATATTAACGTCAATTCCAATGGGCATTTTTGTAGTGGATCGTGAAAAACAAATCGTCAATTGCAATGAATCAGGTTTAAAGATGATAAAAATGACATCACATGACGTCATTCAAAAGCCTGCAGAAAATATTTTTAACGGAGATCATATTCATAATGTTTTTTTATCAAGAGAAACGATCCTAAATCAGCTCCAAATTACTGAAAAAATGGGAGTCCTTGTTGACTATAGCCCGATAATTGATATTAATGACGAAGTTGAAGGAATTATTATTATTGTTCAGGATTTACCAATGGTTGAGGAAATGGCCATGGAAATTGAACATATAAAAAATTTAAATAAAGACCTAAATGCGATTCTTTCCACCATTTATGACGAGATTCTTGTTGTGAACAGAAATGGAGAGTTGATCCGTTATAGTGATAGCTTTATATCTGAATTCTGGGGTGTACAGCTTAAAGATTTAATCGGCAAAAGCTTGCTGGATTTAGAAGACAAAGGTTTATTCAGTCCATCCGTTACCCGTCTTGTGTTAGAACAAAAGAAAAAAGTTTCAATTGTACAAGAAACCAAAGGTGGAAAGAAAATCCTTGCAGTAGGAAATCCAGTGTTCGATGAGGACGGCAAGATTGAGAGGATCATTATTGCATCAAGAGATATTACTGAAACAACAAAGTTAAAAACTGAATTACGGGAGATAAAAAAAATATCTGATCAATATAAGCAAGAGTTGGATACATTCAAAAATAAAGATCAGTTTTTTAAAAAAATGATCTATTGCAGTCCGAAAATGGAACAAATAATGGAGCAAGTTCAGAAAATTTCAAATTTTTCATCTACTGTTCTAATAAACGGGGAATCTGGTGTAGGAAAAGAAGTGATAGCTCAAGCGATTCATCAACTTGGAAACCGCTCAAATCAGCCGTTTCTTAAATTGAATTGCGGTGCTATTCCAGAAAATCTGCTGGAGAGCGAGCTATTTGGCTATATTAAGGGATCGTTTACAGGGGCGGATAAAAACGGAAAAGAAGGTTACTTTCAAAAGGCTGATCAAGGGATTTTATTTTTGGATGAAATTGGAGAAATGCCTTTGAGCCTACAAGTTAAATTACTTAGGGTTTTGCAGGAACAAGAAGTAATACCAATTGGCAGCACAACGCCAATAAAAATAAATGTTCAGATTGTAGCAGCAACCAATAAAAAATTAGAAAAAATGGTGGAACAAGGAACATTTCGCGAAGATTTATTTTATCGATTAAATGTAATCCCAATTTACGTACCTCCATTACGCGAGAGACCAGAAGACATCCCTCTGTTAGCATTTCATTTCTTACAACAATTAAATGAGAGATATAAGAAAAACTATCACTTATCACCAGATGCTCTAAATTTACTAGAGGTATATCCATGGCCAGGAAATATACGTGAGTTACAAAATATGATTGAAAGATTAGCAGTTTCTGCTGATCACCAAACGATAGATGCTCATTTTGTCAATCAATTTCTTGCAGTTGGTACGGATTTGAAAAAAGAAAAGCTAGTCATAAAAAAAATTCTTCCGCTTCAGGAAGCTCTTGATAGCGTTGAGGAGCAATTGATATTGCTAGCAATGAAACAATATAAGACAACAACGAAAGCTGCCAAAGCTCTGGGGGTAAGCCAGTCATCCGTTAGTCGAAAATATCAGAAAATTTTAAGTGAAAAGAACAATACGATAGATGGAGTTTTCTTAAAATAA
- the speB gene encoding agmatinase, with translation MKYPLSPDVKPEFCTTGSFMRLPSSRENAKIAILGMPFDTAASFRVGARFAPQAIRQASMTLFPYHPIHEIYPFDDTNAIDIGDVSVIPHNIHRSYEQIESAVIELMKSGIIPIGLGGDHSVTLATLRAAAKIYGPVALIQFDSHTDTWDTYYDEKYWHGSPFIRAHEEGLLQSDKVFQIGIRGTLNHPGDIQASYDLGYQVITTQDLKKRGIKDVVREVKEKIGDTPCFLTFDIDFVDPSFAPGTGTLEVGGFTSFETLELVRSLTEFHFIGFDLVEVLPPYDPTQITSLLAATLVHEFASLIALKEKEKKDRPING, from the coding sequence ATGAAGTATCCATTATCACCAGACGTAAAACCAGAATTTTGTACAACCGGCTCATTTATGCGTTTACCATCCTCTCGTGAGAATGCGAAGATCGCTATTTTAGGGATGCCTTTTGATACTGCTGCATCCTTTCGGGTAGGGGCACGGTTTGCCCCTCAAGCAATTCGTCAGGCTTCAATGACGTTATTTCCATACCATCCAATTCATGAAATTTATCCTTTTGATGATACAAACGCAATTGATATTGGAGATGTTTCTGTCATACCACATAATATTCACCGAAGCTATGAACAAATTGAATCTGCTGTGATCGAACTTATGAAAAGTGGAATTATACCAATAGGTTTAGGAGGAGACCACTCCGTAACGTTAGCAACTTTGCGAGCTGCTGCAAAAATATACGGTCCTGTCGCATTAATTCAATTTGATTCCCATACCGACACATGGGATACGTATTATGATGAAAAATATTGGCACGGTTCACCATTCATTCGTGCACATGAAGAGGGTCTTTTACAATCAGACAAGGTCTTTCAAATTGGGATTCGAGGCACGTTGAATCACCCGGGCGACATACAAGCAAGCTATGATCTGGGGTATCAAGTTATTACGACTCAGGATCTAAAAAAACGTGGCATAAAGGATGTTGTAAGAGAGGTAAAAGAAAAGATAGGAGATACTCCATGTTTCTTGACGTTTGACATTGACTTTGTTGACCCTTCCTTTGCACCTGGTACAGGAACATTGGAAGTTGGAGGCTTTACTAGTTTTGAAACACTAGAATTGGTTAGATCGCTTACTGAATTTCATTTTATCGGTTTTGATCTTGTCGAAGTGCTCCCTCCATATGATCCAACTCAAATTACTTCTTTACTTGCTGCAACATTAGTTCATGAATTTGCAAGTTTAATTGCTTTAAAGGAGAAGGAGAAGAAAGACAGACCTATAAATGGATAA
- a CDS encoding NAD(P)-dependent alcohol dehydrogenase, translating into MKAIVSKKYGSPDVLEVTEMEKPIPTDNQVLVKTHASSVNYGNLVLLKGEPFLARFAFGLLKPKYMIPGGDIAGQVEAVGKDVKLFSVGDQVFGDLSGCGWGGFAEYVAVPENALAIKPDNMSFEEAAAVPMAAVTALQGLRDKGKIQSGQKVLINGASGGVGTFAVQIAKSFGAEVTGVCSTRNIDILRSIGADHIIDYTKENFTQNSERYDLILAVNGSHPISEYKRTLRPNGIFVHVGGSESQLFQSMVLGPWISMTGSKKIGSFLQRANQNDLVVMKELLEAGKVRPVIDKRYKLDEVPEAFKYFDEGHAQGKVVITV; encoded by the coding sequence ATTAAAGCGATCGTTTCGAAAAAATACGGTTCACCTGATGTACTTGAAGTAACAGAGATGGAAAAACCTATTCCTACGGACAATCAAGTATTAGTAAAAACTCATGCATCATCCGTGAATTATGGCAACCTTGTTCTTTTAAAAGGAGAACCTTTCTTAGCCCGCTTTGCATTCGGACTACTAAAACCAAAATACATGATACCAGGAGGTGACATCGCTGGTCAGGTTGAAGCAGTTGGCAAAGATGTGAAACTTTTTTCTGTAGGTGATCAAGTGTTCGGAGACCTTTCCGGTTGTGGTTGGGGTGGGTTTGCTGAATATGTCGCGGTTCCAGAAAATGCTTTAGCAATAAAACCGGATAATATGTCCTTTGAGGAAGCAGCAGCGGTCCCTATGGCAGCAGTCACAGCCTTACAGGGTCTACGGGATAAAGGCAAGATCCAATCGGGGCAAAAGGTATTAATTAATGGCGCCTCAGGAGGAGTGGGGACTTTCGCAGTACAGATTGCAAAATCATTTGGTGCAGAGGTGACTGGTGTGTGTAGTACGAGAAACATAGACATTTTACGTTCAATTGGTGCAGACCATATTATTGACTATACTAAAGAAAATTTTACACAAAATTCTGAGCGATATGACTTGATTCTTGCAGTTAACGGTTCTCATCCGATTTCAGAATATAAGCGTACATTACGTCCAAATGGAATTTTTGTTCATGTTGGAGGTTCCGAGTCTCAACTGTTTCAATCCATGGTTCTGGGTCCTTGGATTTCCATGACTGGGAGCAAGAAAATCGGCAGCTTTTTACAAAGAGCAAACCAAAATGATCTGGTCGTGATGAAAGAACTTCTTGAAGCAGGCAAAGTAAGACCTGTCATTGATAAAAGGTATAAGCTGGATGAAGTACCCGAAGCTTTCAAATATTTTGATGAAGGGCATGCTCAAGGAAAGGTTGTTATTACTGTGTGA
- a CDS encoding SAV0927 family protein, producing MEILLEEREDQTVHYYCIATDYYRYDISIIYSNLFCGKAMVISIQTGKMVLMCKEDIENEEYWLGRLGINTIDVPVCRDFLLTVLDQKQFANQY from the coding sequence ATGGAAATTTTATTAGAAGAGAGAGAGGATCAAACAGTACATTATTACTGTATAGCAACTGATTATTATCGCTACGATATTTCTATCATTTATTCAAATTTGTTTTGTGGAAAAGCAATGGTTATCTCAATTCAAACTGGAAAAATGGTGTTAATGTGCAAAGAAGATATCGAAAATGAAGAATATTGGTTAGGAAGGTTGGGAATCAACACAATAGATGTTCCTGTATGTAGAGATTTTCTGCTTACAGTCTTAGATCAAAAACAGTTTGCTAATCAATATTAA
- a CDS encoding Glu/Leu/Phe/Val family dehydrogenase yields MTVSTAETKQNHSVKEQLSNTNPLIEFQAVLKEAIEVLRYPNDVFEFLKEPMRFLEVSIPVRMDNNTTKVFRGYRAQHNDANGPTKGGIRFHPDVTPEEVKALSGWMSMKCGITGLPYGGAKGGIVCDPRNMSLRELELLSRGYVRAVSQIVGPTKDIPAPDMYTNSQIMAWMLDEYDHIREFDSPGFITGKPLALGGSEGRETATSKGVLYTLERICELKKIPIKEMTVIIQGFGNVGSFLAKYLYELGAKVVGISDVLGGIYDPNGLDIPLLLNSRDSFGIVSNDIERSLSNQDLLEKECDILIPAAIGGQITKNNANNIKCQIVIEAANGPTTKEAAKILQERDILVVPDILANSGGVIVSYFEWCQNNQGYYWTEEKVDQHLKEKISSSFEKVFQTSQCFEVDMRIAAYIEGIRRVTEASRLRGWITW; encoded by the coding sequence ATGACTGTTTCAACAGCAGAAACAAAACAAAATCATTCCGTAAAGGAGCAGTTGAGCAATACAAACCCGCTAATAGAGTTTCAGGCTGTTTTAAAAGAAGCAATTGAAGTATTACGTTATCCGAATGATGTTTTTGAATTTCTTAAAGAGCCAATGAGATTTTTAGAGGTAAGTATTCCAGTGCGTATGGATAATAACACAACAAAGGTGTTTCGCGGATATCGTGCACAGCATAATGATGCGAATGGTCCTACAAAAGGAGGGATTCGTTTTCATCCAGACGTAACGCCAGAGGAAGTAAAAGCCTTATCAGGATGGATGAGTATGAAATGTGGAATTACGGGACTTCCTTATGGGGGGGCAAAAGGGGGAATTGTTTGTGATCCTCGAAATATGAGTTTACGAGAATTAGAGTTACTTAGCAGAGGTTACGTAAGGGCTGTTAGTCAAATTGTGGGTCCAACAAAAGATATACCTGCACCAGATATGTATACGAATTCTCAGATCATGGCTTGGATGTTAGATGAATATGATCATATTCGAGAATTCGATTCACCAGGTTTTATTACTGGAAAACCTTTAGCTTTAGGAGGATCTGAGGGGCGGGAGACAGCAACCTCTAAAGGAGTATTGTATACGCTTGAAAGAATATGTGAATTAAAGAAAATACCAATTAAAGAAATGACTGTTATTATTCAAGGCTTTGGAAATGTAGGCAGTTTTTTGGCGAAGTATCTGTATGAATTAGGTGCAAAGGTAGTAGGGATCTCGGATGTCCTTGGCGGGATCTATGATCCAAATGGTTTAGACATTCCTTTATTGCTGAATAGCAGAGACTCATTCGGTATCGTTTCAAATGACATAGAAAGATCTCTATCAAATCAAGATTTATTAGAAAAAGAATGTGATATTTTAATCCCTGCAGCAATTGGAGGACAGATCACAAAAAACAATGCTAACAATATAAAATGCCAAATTGTTATAGAAGCAGCGAATGGACCAACAACAAAAGAAGCAGCAAAGATTCTGCAGGAAAGAGACATTCTTGTCGTACCGGATATTTTAGCTAACTCCGGAGGCGTAATTGTTTCTTATTTTGAATGGTGTCAAAATAATCAAGGCTACTATTGGACAGAAGAGAAAGTCGATCAGCATTTAAAGGAGAAAATAAGTTCCAGTTTTGAAAAAGTCTTTCAAACTTCCCAGTGCTTTGAGGTGGATATGAGAATAGCTGCTTATATTGAAGGTATTCGCAGGGTGACAGAAGCTTCACGATTGCGTGGTTGGATAACGTGGTGA
- a CDS encoding GNAT family N-acetyltransferase → MNITIRQEQIEDYEITERVVECAFARAEHSDKKEHKLVSRIRKSTSFIPKLSLVAVDHDHNKIIGHLLLSKIKIRNDNGNAESLALAPVSVIPEYQNNGVGKLLIFEALKRAKDLAYNSIVVLGHPEYYPKFGFKKASLWGIEAPFEVPDEAYMAIELHENALNKVSGIVEYPSVFFE, encoded by the coding sequence TTGAACATAACAATCAGGCAAGAACAAATTGAAGATTATGAAATAACGGAAAGAGTTGTAGAATGTGCATTTGCTAGAGCAGAACATAGCGATAAAAAGGAGCATAAGCTGGTTTCTCGTATTAGAAAATCCACTTCTTTTATTCCAAAACTATCTTTAGTGGCAGTTGATCATGATCACAATAAAATAATAGGCCATCTTCTTTTATCTAAGATAAAAATTAGGAATGACAATGGGAATGCAGAATCACTTGCGCTTGCACCTGTTTCAGTCATACCCGAATATCAGAATAATGGAGTGGGCAAACTATTAATTTTTGAAGCATTGAAAAGAGCAAAAGATCTGGCATACAATTCCATTGTTGTCTTAGGGCATCCAGAATATTATCCGAAGTTCGGCTTCAAAAAAGCATCTTTATGGGGGATAGAAGCACCTTTCGAAGTACCTGATGAAGCATACATGGCTATTGAGCTGCATGAAAATGCACTTAATAAGGTATCAGGCATTGTTGAATATCCAAGTGTGTTTTTTGAATAA
- a CDS encoding GNAT family N-acetyltransferase gives MKVPVENIVELKVEHQFLQAYPLMKQLHAYLHLDTFLEFSKNMPYDGYHLFGLYHDTNIVALAGISWRENLHNKRYVFVQDFVTDANHRPHELGYNLLSYIHEWAKEEGAICVMDSYIHVIVEDKQSSIFGAGNPIR, from the coding sequence ATGAAAGTTCCAGTTGAAAATATCGTTGAGTTAAAAGTAGAACATCAATTTTTACAGGCGTATCCATTAATGAAACAGTTGCATGCCTATTTACATTTAGATACATTTCTTGAATTTTCAAAAAATATGCCTTATGATGGTTATCATTTATTTGGTCTATATCATGATACAAATATCGTTGCATTGGCAGGTATTAGCTGGCGTGAAAATTTACATAACAAACGCTATGTGTTTGTGCAAGATTTCGTAACAGATGCAAATCATAGACCTCATGAACTTGGATATAATCTTCTCAGTTATATTCATGAGTGGGCAAAAGAGGAGGGAGCTATATGCGTAATGGATTCATATATTCATGTTATTGTTGAAGACAAGCAATCGAGCATATTTGGAGCGGGAAATCCCATCAGATAA
- a CDS encoding VanZ family protein: MKRNIKLSFLYSQIVFFILLPVWIELTKYLHPIVIGVVWFSIYFLVLFGVLWVKKGKIQLSEHILHVFTFLYSIGLLILLFFRPKGQSYESINLIPFDTIYFYLSGNVNYLIALYNLGANIGLFIPFGLYYRYIKKTPSMKQMLIITIYSISTIEGLQFITKRGTLDIDDLMLNVLGVYLGYFIYPFFQKVLVMK, translated from the coding sequence ATGAAAAGAAACATAAAACTTAGTTTTTTATATTCTCAAATTGTATTTTTTATTCTTTTACCGGTATGGATTGAATTAACAAAATATCTACATCCGATTGTCATAGGAGTTGTTTGGTTTTCTATTTATTTCCTTGTTTTATTTGGTGTATTATGGGTGAAAAAAGGAAAAATTCAATTATCAGAACATATCCTCCATGTTTTTACATTTCTTTATTCTATTGGATTGCTTATCTTATTATTTTTCAGACCAAAAGGCCAAAGTTACGAGTCCATAAATCTTATTCCTTTTGATACTATCTATTTTTATCTATCTGGAAACGTCAATTATTTAATTGCTCTTTATAATTTAGGCGCAAATATTGGTTTATTTATACCATTTGGATTGTATTATAGATATATAAAAAAAACACCTTCTATGAAACAAATGCTTATTATCACCATATATTCCATAAGCACGATTGAAGGGTTACAATTTATAACAAAAAGAGGAACTTTAGATATTGATGATCTAATGTTAAACGTCTTAGGTGTGTACCTTGGCTATTTCATCTATCCATTTTTTCAAAAAGTCTTGGTTATGAAGTAA